The following coding sequences are from one Halomicrobium zhouii window:
- a CDS encoding phosphotransacetylase family protein has product MNTVLVTSTDDGIGKTAIALALARTAQDQGKTVGYMKPKGTRLQSAVGKTRDEDPMLARELLGLDAEMHEMEPIVYSPTFVQEVVRGREDPDELRERVVDSFQDLSADTDLMIVEGSDDLSTGSMVDLTDVDIAEAIDASVVLVSEFDAVGDTDDVLASAERIGDNLGGVLFNGVADAQMDVLTDDVLPFLEGRGVPVFGALPNVKELSGVTIRELADSLGCDVLTPEAGLDAHVERFTVGAMGGNSALTQFRRTRDAVMITGGDRSEVQAAALEASGIEAMLLTGGFRPPSAVLGKAADAGVPILLVQSDTRTTIDRVEEVLRSGRTRSEATVERMRELLDGGVDVESILDAGE; this is encoded by the coding sequence ATGAACACAGTACTCGTCACTTCGACGGACGACGGCATCGGCAAGACGGCTATCGCGCTCGCGCTCGCGCGAACGGCCCAGGATCAGGGCAAGACAGTGGGGTACATGAAGCCGAAGGGGACCCGCCTGCAGAGCGCGGTGGGCAAGACGCGCGACGAGGACCCGATGCTGGCCCGCGAGTTGCTCGGCCTCGACGCCGAGATGCACGAGATGGAGCCCATCGTCTACTCGCCGACGTTCGTCCAGGAGGTCGTCCGCGGCCGCGAGGACCCCGACGAACTCCGGGAGCGCGTCGTCGACAGCTTCCAGGACCTCTCGGCGGACACCGACCTCATGATCGTCGAGGGCAGCGACGACCTCTCGACGGGGAGCATGGTGGACCTGACGGACGTCGACATCGCCGAGGCCATCGACGCCAGCGTGGTGCTCGTCTCCGAGTTCGACGCCGTGGGCGACACGGACGACGTCCTCGCCAGCGCGGAGCGCATCGGCGACAACCTCGGTGGCGTCCTGTTCAACGGCGTCGCCGACGCGCAGATGGACGTGCTGACCGACGACGTCCTCCCGTTCCTGGAGGGACGGGGCGTTCCGGTGTTCGGCGCGCTCCCGAACGTCAAGGAGCTCTCGGGCGTCACGATACGTGAACTCGCCGACAGTCTCGGTTGCGACGTGCTCACGCCCGAGGCAGGACTCGACGCCCACGTCGAGCGCTTCACCGTGGGCGCCATGGGCGGCAACAGCGCGCTCACGCAGTTCCGTCGGACCCGCGACGCCGTGATGATCACCGGCGGCGACCGGTCGGAGGTCCAGGCCGCCGCGCTCGAGGCGTCGGGAATCGAAGCCATGCTGTTGACCGGTGGATTCCGCCCGCCGAGCGCCGTCCTCGGGAAGGCAGCGGACGCTGGCGTTCCGATCCTCCTCGTCCAGTCCGACACCAGGACGACCATCGACCGGGTCGAGGAAGTGCTGCGCTCGGGCCGCACGCGAAGCGAGGCGACCGTCGAACGGATGCGGGAACTCCTCGACGGCGGCGTCGACGTCGAATCGATACTGGACGCCGGCGAATAA